A region from the uncultured Draconibacterium sp. genome encodes:
- the rseP gene encoding RIP metalloprotease RseP produces the protein MESILIKTAQLLLSLSILVVLHEAGHFMFARLFKTRVEKFYLFFNPWFSLFKIQKGETEYGIGWLPLGGYVKISGMIDESMDKEAMKLPPKDYEFRAKPAWQRLLIMLGGVLMNFIFAMVIYIGVLYAWGEQYLPTENVKYGIVVNEVGEQIGFKTGDKILTVDNQYIEQFNKIVPTIVLDGAKTVQVERNGEKTEVEITGEDLALLLKSKGIWEERIPYDIQIGRLAKDMPAVNAGFEVGDVLGAVDGKAFDYYDQFTAYLESNVNQEVTFEITRNGQAMTQSVTVNEDGKIGFNPAFNNPEGLFEYKTIKYGFFESIPAGINRGVQTTGNYLKQFKLFFKKETKAYESLGGFATIGNIFAPTWDWAHFWNMTAFISIILAIMNLLPIPALDGGHVMFLFGEMITGRKPGEKFLEYAQIAGMVLLLALVLYANANDIIKMINGTF, from the coding sequence ATGGAGTCGATATTAATTAAAACAGCACAATTACTTTTAAGTTTATCCATATTGGTGGTTCTGCACGAGGCAGGTCACTTTATGTTTGCCCGACTTTTTAAAACCCGCGTAGAAAAATTCTACCTCTTTTTTAATCCCTGGTTCTCTTTATTTAAAATACAAAAAGGCGAAACCGAATACGGAATTGGCTGGTTACCACTGGGTGGCTATGTAAAAATCTCGGGAATGATAGATGAGTCGATGGACAAGGAGGCGATGAAGTTGCCACCAAAAGATTATGAGTTCAGGGCAAAACCGGCCTGGCAGCGTTTGCTTATTATGCTGGGTGGCGTTTTAATGAATTTTATTTTTGCCATGGTAATTTACATTGGTGTTTTATATGCCTGGGGCGAACAATACCTGCCCACCGAAAATGTAAAATACGGCATTGTTGTTAACGAAGTTGGCGAGCAGATTGGTTTTAAAACAGGCGATAAAATTCTTACGGTCGATAATCAGTACATCGAGCAGTTTAATAAAATTGTACCAACCATTGTGTTAGATGGTGCAAAAACGGTGCAGGTGGAACGCAACGGGGAAAAAACAGAGGTTGAAATTACCGGCGAAGATTTGGCGCTTCTACTAAAAAGTAAGGGTATTTGGGAAGAACGAATTCCGTATGATATACAGATTGGGCGTTTGGCAAAAGATATGCCGGCTGTTAATGCCGGGTTTGAAGTAGGCGATGTGCTTGGAGCAGTTGACGGCAAGGCTTTTGATTATTACGACCAGTTTACGGCTTACCTCGAATCAAATGTAAACCAGGAAGTAACATTTGAAATTACCCGCAACGGACAAGCAATGACGCAAAGTGTTACCGTTAACGAAGATGGTAAAATTGGTTTTAACCCGGCATTTAATAACCCGGAAGGCTTGTTCGAATATAAAACCATAAAATACGGTTTCTTTGAGTCTATTCCGGCAGGTATAAACCGTGGTGTTCAAACCACCGGAAATTACCTGAAACAGTTTAAGCTATTCTTTAAAAAAGAAACAAAAGCATACGAATCATTAGGTGGTTTTGCCACTATCGGGAATATATTTGCACCAACCTGGGATTGGGCACATTTCTGGAACATGACGGCCTTTATCTCCATCATCCTGGCCATTATGAACCTGCTGCCAATACCCGCATTAGATGGCGGACATGTAATGTTTTTATTCGGCGAAATGATTACCGGCCGGAAACCCGGAGAAAAATTTCTGGAATATGCACAAATTGCCGGAATGGTATTACTTTTGGCCTTAGTACTTTATGCAAATGCCAACGATATAATAAAAATGATTAACGGCACATTTTAA
- a CDS encoding 1-deoxy-D-xylulose-5-phosphate reductoisomerase: MKKRIAILGSTGSIGTQALEVIEQNPELFEVEVLTANNSVELLIKQAKKFQPNVVVIANMGNYRLVSNALEDEDIKVYAGDEALNQVVEMDTIDLVLTAMVGYSGLIPTYNAVKAGKKIALANKETLVVAGEIITRAAREKGVDLLPVDSEHSAIFQCLVGEFMNPIEKIYLTCSGGPFRGKSFDELQHVTVDDALAHPNWDMGAKITIDSATLMNKGFEVIEAHWLFGLPASKIDVIVHLESIIHSIVQFEDGSMKAQMGLPDMKLPIQYAMGFPNRIQNNFPRFNFLDYPSLNFEQPNTEIFRNLALSFAAMEKGGNLPCVLNAANEIVVEAFLKRKINFLQMPVIIEKAMDKVAFIEKPGLNDLIETNNETRTLTSLLTENKI, translated from the coding sequence ATGAAAAAAAGAATAGCAATTCTCGGGTCAACAGGATCAATCGGAACCCAGGCACTTGAGGTAATCGAACAAAATCCGGAATTATTTGAAGTTGAGGTTTTAACGGCCAACAACAGTGTTGAGCTGCTGATTAAACAGGCAAAAAAATTTCAACCCAATGTGGTGGTAATTGCCAATATGGGCAACTATCGGCTGGTTTCGAATGCACTTGAGGACGAAGATATTAAAGTTTATGCCGGCGACGAGGCATTAAACCAGGTAGTTGAAATGGATACCATTGATTTGGTGCTTACGGCCATGGTTGGCTATTCGGGGCTCATTCCAACCTATAATGCCGTTAAAGCCGGGAAAAAAATTGCCCTTGCCAACAAAGAAACCCTGGTTGTTGCCGGTGAAATAATTACCCGTGCTGCACGCGAGAAGGGTGTTGATTTACTGCCTGTAGACTCCGAACACTCGGCTATTTTTCAGTGTTTGGTGGGCGAATTTATGAACCCGATAGAGAAAATATACCTTACCTGTTCGGGTGGGCCCTTCAGGGGAAAAAGCTTTGACGAACTGCAACACGTAACTGTTGACGATGCCCTTGCACATCCCAATTGGGACATGGGAGCCAAAATTACCATCGATTCAGCAACGCTCATGAATAAAGGCTTTGAGGTAATTGAAGCTCACTGGTTGTTTGGTTTACCGGCATCAAAAATTGATGTAATTGTACATCTGGAATCAATTATTCACTCCATTGTGCAGTTTGAAGATGGGTCGATGAAAGCCCAAATGGGACTGCCCGATATGAAGCTGCCCATTCAATATGCAATGGGATTTCCCAACAGAATTCAGAATAACTTCCCACGTTTCAACTTTTTAGACTACCCAAGCTTAAATTTTGAGCAGCCAAATACAGAAATTTTTCGTAACCTTGCACTCTCTTTTGCCGCAATGGAGAAAGGTGGTAATTTGCCATGTGTTCTTAATGCAGCAAACGAGATTGTGGTAGAGGCTTTTCTGAAAAGAAAAATAAACTTTTTACAGATGCCCGTAATTATTGAAAAAGCCATGGATAAGGTTGCGTTTATTGAAAAACCCGGCCTGAATGATTTAATTGAAACAAACAACGAAACAAGAACACTAACATCGTTGTTAACAGAAAACAAAATTTAG
- a CDS encoding SRPBCC family protein, translated as MSRYLRIIMWVLFLAALFVAIAYFLPGTVVVERSTVIQASPKTVYAQIVDLHQWNKWSRWNQMDTTMKVEYKNYGVGQGAGYSWESQNKNVGSGAIEITKAKPFESIELSLNFMQQGNALSNFVLTSKNDSTLLQWTLSYDVVNNPFARWFGLMMPKYIGADFEYGLTRIKALSQAIEEAQDYVVLLQETQAINYAGIRETVPFIEISLKMGEMYGEISGFLASKQLEMTGMPFAMYHLMNEEDIDLECGIPIAEVVEGNNKVMTASLPALTCATVDYYGDYTNLQDGHAAIQKWMEAHGFALSGAPLEFYITDPGQEPDPEKWLTRICYPVEQ; from the coding sequence ATGAGTCGTTACCTGAGAATTATTATGTGGGTGTTGTTTTTGGCAGCACTGTTTGTAGCAATTGCTTATTTTTTGCCCGGAACCGTTGTGGTTGAGCGCAGTACCGTTATTCAGGCATCGCCAAAAACCGTTTATGCACAAATTGTTGATTTGCATCAATGGAATAAATGGTCGAGGTGGAATCAAATGGACACTACCATGAAGGTGGAGTATAAAAATTATGGAGTTGGACAAGGCGCAGGCTACAGTTGGGAAAGCCAAAATAAAAATGTGGGAAGTGGAGCCATCGAAATTACTAAGGCCAAACCTTTTGAAAGCATTGAGTTGAGCTTAAACTTTATGCAACAGGGAAATGCATTGAGTAATTTTGTACTAACATCAAAAAACGACAGCACATTGTTACAATGGACACTTTCATACGATGTAGTTAATAACCCCTTTGCCCGTTGGTTTGGATTAATGATGCCCAAATATATTGGTGCCGATTTTGAGTATGGATTAACCCGAATTAAAGCCTTAAGCCAGGCTATTGAAGAGGCACAGGATTATGTTGTGCTTCTGCAAGAAACACAGGCCATAAATTACGCAGGTATACGCGAAACGGTTCCGTTTATTGAAATTAGCCTGAAAATGGGTGAAATGTATGGCGAAATCAGCGGCTTTCTGGCAAGTAAGCAGCTTGAGATGACGGGAATGCCATTTGCCATGTATCATTTAATGAATGAAGAAGACATTGATTTGGAATGCGGAATACCGATAGCCGAAGTGGTAGAAGGGAACAACAAGGTAATGACTGCCAGTTTGCCTGCCTTAACTTGTGCAACAGTTGACTATTACGGCGACTACACTAATTTGCAGGATGGCCATGCTGCGATACAAAAATGGATGGAAGCACATGGCTTTGCTCTATCCGGTGCACCCCTGGAGTTTTATATTACCGATCCCGGGCAGGAACCCGATCCGGAGAAATGGTTAACGCGAATATGCTACCCGGTTGAGCAATAA
- a CDS encoding S46 family peptidase has protein sequence MMRKLNLLLLLTVFIFSSAVAKEGMWLPSLIHKLNINTMQNMGCELSAEDIYSINQSSLKDAIVALDRGSCTAEVISKDGLLLTNHHCGFGEIQQHSSVEHDYLQDGFWAMSKEEELPNPGKTVTFLVSVEDVTAKVLAEVNAEMSESERAQKIDATIHELEKEAKGDTHFEVYIRDFFNANQYFLFVTETFKDVRLVGAPPQALGKFGGDTDNWMWPRHTNDFAMFRVYAGPDGKPAEYAEDNVPYQPKHHLPISLKGVKEDDFAMVFGYPGRTNRYKTSWGIDYTMKVTNTARITVREKKLDIIADYMATSQKAKIQYASKHARSANYYKNAIGQNEALTKLGIIAQKEELEQEFSQWVNANSERKAKYGEALPLIEEAYKNVEAEKAMEYAAEALLRGPEIFMFASRASQLMDLLEKPEENKDKIEAFTARLKASLDGYFKDYDAATDEKIVAALLEIYAQNNPSAYHPDFFNEIQQKYKGDYEKYAAKMFQKTIFDSKEELAAFLEAPSAKVLKKDMALAAASDIFDMYRSTSMKLRSGNDQLLKGRRLFVAGLMEMQPDKKFYPDANSTMRLTYGTVMPYDPLDGVTYKYYTTTDGYLEKEIPGDYEFDVPARMKELLLDENFGQYADEDGKLRTCFITDNDITGGNSGSPVINGKGELIGIAFDGNWEAMSGDLDFEDKLQRCINVDIRFVLWVVDIYAGAQNLIDEMTIVR, from the coding sequence ATGATGAGAAAATTAAATTTACTACTGCTGCTGACTGTTTTCATTTTTAGCTCGGCAGTTGCAAAAGAAGGCATGTGGCTACCTTCGTTAATTCACAAGTTAAACATTAACACCATGCAAAATATGGGGTGCGAGTTGAGTGCTGAAGATATTTACAGCATTAATCAATCGAGCCTTAAAGATGCAATTGTTGCCCTCGACCGCGGTTCTTGTACCGCCGAAGTTATTTCAAAAGATGGACTACTTTTAACCAACCATCACTGCGGATTTGGCGAAATTCAACAACACTCGAGCGTTGAGCACGATTACCTTCAGGATGGTTTTTGGGCAATGTCGAAAGAAGAAGAGCTTCCGAATCCGGGTAAAACAGTAACTTTTCTTGTATCGGTTGAAGATGTTACGGCAAAAGTTTTGGCTGAAGTTAATGCTGAAATGAGCGAAAGTGAACGGGCACAGAAAATTGATGCCACTATTCACGAGTTGGAAAAAGAAGCAAAAGGCGATACCCACTTCGAAGTTTACATCAGAGATTTTTTTAATGCCAATCAATACTTTCTGTTTGTAACCGAAACCTTTAAGGATGTGCGTTTGGTAGGTGCCCCTCCACAAGCACTTGGTAAATTTGGTGGCGATACCGACAACTGGATGTGGCCTCGTCATACCAACGATTTCGCCATGTTTCGTGTTTACGCCGGACCTGATGGGAAGCCGGCCGAATATGCAGAAGACAATGTTCCTTACCAGCCGAAACATCACCTGCCTATTTCGCTAAAAGGAGTGAAAGAGGATGATTTTGCCATGGTGTTTGGTTACCCGGGCAGAACAAACCGTTACAAAACATCGTGGGGTATCGACTATACCATGAAAGTAACCAATACGGCACGCATTACTGTTCGCGAGAAAAAACTGGACATTATTGCCGATTACATGGCCACCAGCCAAAAGGCAAAAATCCAATATGCATCGAAACATGCGCGTAGTGCCAACTACTATAAAAATGCCATTGGCCAAAACGAAGCCTTAACAAAGCTTGGCATTATTGCTCAGAAAGAAGAACTGGAGCAAGAGTTTAGCCAGTGGGTAAATGCCAACAGCGAGCGCAAAGCAAAGTATGGTGAAGCACTTCCGCTAATTGAAGAGGCTTATAAAAATGTAGAAGCTGAAAAAGCAATGGAATATGCAGCTGAAGCTCTTTTGCGAGGCCCGGAGATTTTTATGTTTGCATCGCGTGCCAGCCAGTTAATGGATTTGCTGGAGAAACCCGAAGAAAACAAAGATAAAATTGAAGCGTTTACGGCTCGTTTAAAAGCCTCGTTAGATGGCTATTTTAAAGATTACGATGCTGCTACCGACGAAAAAATTGTTGCTGCCCTGCTTGAAATTTACGCACAAAATAATCCTTCTGCCTACCACCCTGATTTCTTTAATGAAATTCAGCAAAAGTATAAAGGCGACTATGAAAAATATGCTGCAAAAATGTTCCAGAAAACCATTTTTGACAGCAAAGAAGAATTAGCTGCATTTCTTGAGGCTCCATCAGCAAAAGTTTTGAAGAAGGATATGGCACTGGCAGCAGCCAGCGATATTTTTGATATGTACCGTTCAACATCGATGAAACTAAGAAGCGGCAACGATCAACTGCTAAAAGGAAGAAGATTATTTGTGGCGGGATTAATGGAAATGCAACCGGACAAAAAATTCTATCCGGATGCCAATTCAACCATGCGCTTAACCTACGGCACCGTAATGCCTTACGACCCGCTCGATGGCGTAACGTATAAGTATTACACCACAACCGATGGCTACCTGGAGAAAGAAATTCCGGGCGATTATGAATTTGACGTACCTGCCCGAATGAAAGAACTGTTGCTGGATGAAAATTTCGGACAGTATGCCGATGAAGACGGTAAACTACGTACCTGTTTTATTACCGACAACGACATTACCGGAGGAAACTCGGGAAGCCCGGTAATTAATGGAAAAGGCGAGTTAATTGGTATTGCTTTTGATGGCAACTGGGAAGCCATGAGCGGCGACCTTGATTTTGAAGACAAGCTGCAACGTTGTATCAATGTTGACATACGGTTTGTGCTTTGGGTGGTTGACATTTACGCCGGTGCACAAAACCTGATTGATGAAATGACTATTGTTCGCTAA
- the tatA gene encoding twin-arginine translocase TatA/TatE family subunit, whose translation MNLFVVAGFIGPQEIIIILIIVLLLFGGRKIPELMKGLGKGMKEFKNATKEDEAEDKKSDTGKIES comes from the coding sequence ATGAATTTATTTGTTGTAGCAGGATTTATCGGACCTCAGGAAATAATTATCATTTTAATTATTGTTTTACTTCTTTTTGGTGGACGTAAAATTCCGGAATTAATGAAAGGCCTTGGAAAAGGAATGAAAGAATTTAAAAATGCCACAAAAGAAGACGAGGCGGAAGATAAAAAATCGGATACCGGAAAAATTGAAAGTTAA
- a CDS encoding M23 family metallopeptidase has translation MFRVEEKKFFDKLKNQYRLIIYNDTTFQSVWSMKLSRLKVFTVTSLTSAVLVILVILLIATTGLREYIPGYPKAEYRQMLVRNALVVDSLEQELAKRDQFFKGIQAIMSGEVPEDDLSATTEISNDEVEFKAYNHDSVFQDKLLAEQLSLSIQNNNSGVTQLSQIHFFVPVKGIVSQHFKNTPDHFGIDLVSEPNARISSVLDGTVIFAGWTLETGYVAYIQHESNLVSVYKHNAELLKKTGQGVRAGEAIAIIGNTGELTSGPHLHFELWHDGRALDPEQYIDF, from the coding sequence ATGTTTAGGGTGGAAGAAAAGAAGTTTTTTGATAAACTAAAAAATCAATACCGGTTAATAATTTATAACGATACAACTTTTCAGTCGGTTTGGAGCATGAAGCTTTCGCGACTGAAAGTGTTTACGGTTACCAGTTTAACATCGGCAGTTCTGGTAATTCTGGTAATTTTATTGATTGCCACAACCGGTTTGCGCGAGTATATTCCGGGTTACCCCAAGGCCGAGTATCGACAAATGTTGGTGCGAAATGCCCTGGTGGTTGATTCTTTAGAGCAGGAACTTGCAAAACGCGACCAGTTCTTTAAAGGAATACAGGCAATAATGTCGGGTGAAGTTCCTGAAGATGACCTCTCGGCAACTACAGAAATTAGTAACGATGAGGTTGAATTTAAAGCGTATAATCACGATTCGGTTTTTCAGGATAAATTATTAGCCGAACAACTTAGTCTTTCTATTCAAAATAATAATTCAGGCGTTACCCAATTGAGCCAGATTCATTTTTTTGTTCCGGTAAAGGGTATTGTTTCGCAACATTTTAAAAATACACCCGACCACTTTGGTATTGATTTGGTGAGCGAACCCAATGCGCGCATCTCGTCGGTGCTTGATGGTACGGTAATTTTTGCCGGGTGGACATTGGAAACCGGATATGTTGCTTATATTCAGCATGAAAGCAATCTGGTGTCGGTGTATAAACATAATGCTGAGTTACTAAAAAAGACAGGACAAGGCGTGCGGGCCGGCGAAGCAATAGCTATAATCGGTAACACCGGAGAGCTAACTAGCGGACCACACTTGCATTTTGAATTGTGGCACGATGGAAGAGCGCTTGACCCTGAACAGTACATTGATTTTTGA